Proteins found in one Actinokineospora alba genomic segment:
- a CDS encoding non-ribosomal peptide synthetase, translating into MEEMDMDDAIPLSSAQRRLWFLDRMEGPNPAYNSPTAFRLSGPLDVAALRAALGDVVERHESLRTTFPERDGEPHQVVADAAEPVFEVVDTDEDGLTAAVARAAEHPFDLTGEPPLRTVLFALSATEHVLLLLMHHIAGDAWSMAPFARDLSSAYAARCLGTAPVWSPLPVQYADYALWQQEVLGDESDPESLIAQQLEFWRAELAGLPERLELPTDRPRSADAGTRCDSVGFDLDADLHAALTALGREQGASLFMVAQAGLSALLTRLGAGTDIPLGSPIAGRTDEALADLVGFFVNTLVLRADTSGDPSFRRLLRRVRDTDLAAFSQADVSFERVVEAVNPARSLQHHPLFQVMLVVQADDEPGLALPGLTVREHPVRSSTARFDLTVRLDERRTGGARLTVEYRTALFDEETAAGFGARLLRLLAAAAADPDCPITDLDVLDAGELRHLLVERNDTAREVPDLTLPALFERQAKRTPDATALVFQGAELSYVELNRRANRLAHKLIGLGVGPDDVVAMALPRSVEMIVALLAVVKAGAAYLPVDRAYPAERIALMLDDARPALVLTTADTDLPGARTIVLDGEAGHPETDPTDADRVRPLRAANAAYVIYTSGSTGKPKGVVVTHRGIAAVAGIHVDRLAIDAASRFLLVVSISFDVSMVDLAATFLAGAALVIPGPDVQAAGEELAALIADNAVTHTDLVASMLASMPERDQPTLRGLIVGGEALSADLAARWAPGRRLVHVYGPTEATVVTTMTEPVDGTEAPGIGGPIWNARVYVLDARLRPVPVGVAGELYISGTGLARGYHDRRGLTAERFVADPFGPAGSRMYRTGDLVRWSADGGLVFAGRADHQVKVRGFRIELGEIEAAVTAHPDVDHCAVVVREDRPGDKRIVAYAVGVLDAADVRAHVAALLPDHMVPAAVVPIDALPLTPNGKLDQRALPAPALTQAAGRAPRTPREEILCGLFAEVLGLPSVDIDANFFELGGHSLLATRLASRVRAVAGLELPIRTLFEAPTVARLDARLAAGTRVRPALRAAERPERIPLSYAQQRLWFLNQFEDAPGLYSVPLAIRLRGDLDPDALRAAVTDVVDRHETLRTTFPGADEPHQVVNPARPEFEVRAIEETDLAAAMAADLDRRFDLATDLPVRATLYRLGPADHVLHLVMHHIATDGASIAPLTRDLATAYTARRSARSPQWTPLSVGYTDYALWQHSFLGDEADPDSVMAAQTAFWRTALDGLPDRLALPTDRPHPPVAGSRGDRVALRVDPDLHLRLTALARESGASLFMVLQAALAALLTRLGAGTDIPLGSPVAGRTDEALDDLVGFFVNTLVLRTDTSGDPAFTDLLARVRETNLGAYAHQDVPFERLVETLNPRRSLAHHPLFQVMLALRNTADAELDLPGLRAEIEDPDSSYAKFDLSFGFAEHPDGGIDGSVEYATDLFDRATVERLATRLVRLLAAVAEDPRAPLSAVDLLDDQDRADLDRWNDTAHEVPAATFGELFEQQAARTPDAVAVVAQDGRLTFAEVNARANRLARELLARGAGPERLVALALPRTADLVIALLAVLKSGAAYLPLDPAHPAERIARMLAAGDVVTAIILERTADTVAGRVPVLRLDDPATAAAIAARSDSDLSTSDRPAVLPHHPAYVLYTSGSTGLPKGVVIEHRGLANLAEHHRRHLVEPSFAAPARVAHVARFTFDASLDPLCLMVRGHELHLVTDETRADAQALARYVAQERIDFLELTPSHLSVLVAEGMLDAEHVPAVIVVGGEACDPDLWSTLRATPGVTGINVYGPTECTVDTVWSPMADSVEPVIGTPVDNTTAYVLDGRGMRVPPGVAGELYLAGSGVGRGYLNQPGLTAQRFVANPFGPAGTRMYRTGDLVRWTADGRLVYLGRADDQVKVRGFRIELGEIEAALTAHTAITQAAVLADGERLVAYVAPAAPADLRTHLARTLPDYMVPDVVMELDTLPLNTNGKVDRRALPAPRVRHEVRRGPRTAHEEILCGIFAELLAAPAVGIDDNFFALGGHSLLATRLVSRIRSVLGVDLSIRALFETPTPAGLAGALTAGAGTRPRVRPVSRPDRVPLSFAQRRLWFLNQFDDSAGRHHVPFALRLRGELDLPALRAAMADVVARHESLRTVLPDESGTPWQRVLPPAAVGLPVVKVDEAGLDDAIARAMAPGFDLAVDLPLRATVFALGPDDHVLALVLHHVATDGWSMGPLTRDLATAYAARSAGDAPQWTPLPVQYADYALWQRELLGDETDPASLAAAQLGYWRTALAGLPDQPTLPTDRPRPAVAGTRGGQVPIELDAATHQRVVDLATRHGASVFMVLRAAFAAVLSRLGAGEDIPIGTPVAGRTDDALDDVIGFFVNTLVLRADVSGDPTFAELLRRVRETDLAAYDHQDVPFERLVEALNPTRSLAHHPLFQVLLVLQNTPDATPGLPGLAVSEQPVGGALAKYDLTLALAESGGGLAGVLGYCEDLFDRSTAESLRDRLLRLLAEVVRDPDQPVGAIDLLSDTERALLTPAGPAAVDVPSVVSLFADQVRRTPDAVAVSGAGMELSYSDLDRAADRVANGLGEAGIGPEDVVAVCLPRTPQLVSVLLGVLKAGAAYLPIEPDHPAERVAAILEDAAPTLVLTADDLERFADARATPVDRVRHDTAAYVIYTSGSTGRPKGVVVGHHALAVYLDRARRVYPAAQDRVLLHSPISFDLTVTALYVPLVTGGRVHLADLDGAETGPRPTFLKATPSHLALLDVLPDEVSPTGELMLGGEALLGEHLAPWRRRNPEAVVLNVYGPTETCVNCTEYRLDAGADLPDGAVPIGVPHDYVRAYVLDARLAPVPANVPGELYIAGPGLARGYLNRPGATAERFLPNPFGPPGTRMYRTGDLVHRRPDGNLVFRGRTDDQVKVRGHRVALGEVEAAIGAHPGVARAAVIVREDQPGDRRLVAYVVGDLAGLDSHLARTLPPYMRPGAVVGLAELPLTPHGKLDRRALPAPEVDPTSARAPHTSGEALMCALFAETLGVPAVGADDDFFDLGGHSLLAIGLIKRIGADLGVELNIRAVFEAPTPAALAGRLGRATEGDGALDVLLPLRAKGDRPPLFCVHPAAGVGWVYAGLLRGLGHDQPVYALQDPGLTGASAASVDELAAVYLAKLREVQPSGPYHLLGWSFGGNVAHAMACALDAAGEKVPTLALLDAYPSTGDEPGGDALAGLLSSLGVDPGTSPLDLTQAMAALRAAGSPLATLGDDALEAMTRVFAHNAGLRRTHRPTPFDGDALFFEATRDKPADMPGPSAWSPHFTGRIDVHPVDCEHGSMTRPDPIAHIAAVLSTRLT; encoded by the coding sequence ATGGAAGAGATGGACATGGACGACGCGATTCCACTCTCCTCGGCGCAGCGCAGGCTGTGGTTCCTCGACCGGATGGAAGGGCCGAACCCGGCCTACAACAGCCCCACCGCGTTCCGGCTGTCCGGCCCGCTGGACGTGGCGGCGCTACGGGCGGCTCTCGGCGATGTCGTCGAGCGGCACGAGTCGCTGCGCACCACGTTCCCCGAGCGCGACGGCGAACCGCACCAGGTGGTCGCCGACGCGGCCGAGCCGGTGTTCGAGGTCGTCGACACCGACGAGGACGGTCTCACCGCCGCGGTGGCGCGGGCCGCCGAGCACCCGTTCGACCTGACGGGCGAGCCGCCGCTGCGCACGGTCCTGTTCGCGCTCAGCGCCACCGAGCACGTGCTGCTCCTGCTGATGCACCACATCGCCGGTGACGCCTGGTCGATGGCCCCCTTCGCCCGCGACCTGTCCTCGGCGTACGCGGCGCGCTGCCTGGGCACCGCGCCCGTGTGGAGCCCGCTGCCGGTGCAGTACGCGGATTACGCGCTGTGGCAGCAGGAAGTCCTCGGCGACGAGTCCGACCCGGAGAGCCTGATCGCCCAACAGCTCGAGTTCTGGCGCGCTGAACTGGCAGGTCTGCCCGAGCGGCTGGAGCTGCCGACCGACCGGCCTCGGTCGGCCGACGCGGGAACCCGGTGCGACAGCGTCGGTTTCGACCTCGACGCCGACCTGCACGCCGCGCTGACCGCGCTCGGCCGCGAGCAGGGGGCCAGCCTGTTCATGGTCGCCCAAGCGGGCCTGAGCGCGCTGCTGACCCGACTCGGCGCGGGCACCGACATCCCGCTCGGCAGCCCGATCGCCGGTCGCACCGACGAAGCCCTGGCCGACCTCGTCGGCTTCTTCGTCAACACGTTGGTGCTGCGCGCCGACACCTCCGGCGACCCCAGCTTCCGCCGGCTGCTGCGCCGCGTGCGCGACACCGACCTCGCCGCGTTCAGCCAGGCCGACGTGTCCTTCGAGCGGGTCGTGGAGGCGGTCAACCCGGCCCGCAGCCTGCAACACCACCCGCTGTTCCAGGTGATGCTGGTCGTGCAGGCCGACGACGAGCCCGGACTCGCTCTGCCGGGTCTCACTGTCAGGGAACACCCGGTGCGCTCCTCGACCGCGCGCTTCGACCTCACCGTCCGGCTCGACGAGCGCCGGACGGGCGGCGCGCGCCTCACCGTCGAGTACCGCACGGCCCTGTTCGACGAGGAGACCGCCGCGGGGTTCGGCGCCCGGCTGCTGCGCCTGCTCGCCGCGGCCGCCGCCGACCCGGATTGCCCCATCACCGATCTCGACGTCCTCGACGCCGGGGAACTCCGTCACCTGCTCGTCGAGCGCAACGACACCGCCCGCGAGGTGCCCGACCTGACCCTGCCCGCGCTGTTCGAGCGCCAGGCGAAGCGCACGCCCGACGCCACCGCACTGGTCTTCCAGGGCGCCGAGCTGTCCTATGTGGAGCTGAATCGACGGGCGAACCGGCTGGCACACAAGCTGATCGGGCTCGGTGTCGGCCCCGACGACGTCGTCGCCATGGCACTGCCGCGGTCGGTCGAGATGATCGTCGCCCTGCTCGCCGTGGTGAAGGCCGGTGCGGCCTACCTGCCCGTCGACCGCGCCTACCCGGCCGAGCGGATCGCGCTGATGCTCGACGACGCCCGCCCCGCGCTGGTGCTGACCACCGCCGACACCGACCTGCCGGGGGCGCGGACCATAGTGCTCGACGGCGAGGCAGGCCACCCGGAGACCGACCCGACCGACGCCGATCGGGTCCGCCCGCTGCGCGCCGCGAACGCCGCCTACGTCATCTACACCTCCGGCTCCACCGGCAAGCCCAAGGGTGTGGTCGTCACCCACCGCGGGATCGCCGCCGTGGCGGGCATCCACGTCGACCGGCTCGCCATCGACGCCGCGAGCCGGTTCCTGCTGGTGGTGTCGATCAGCTTCGACGTGTCCATGGTGGACCTCGCCGCCACGTTCCTCGCCGGCGCCGCGCTGGTCATCCCCGGTCCCGACGTCCAAGCGGCGGGGGAGGAACTCGCCGCCCTGATCGCGGACAACGCGGTCACCCACACCGACCTCGTCGCCTCCATGCTCGCCTCGATGCCCGAGCGCGACCAGCCGACGCTGCGCGGCCTGATCGTCGGCGGCGAGGCGCTCTCGGCCGACCTGGCCGCCCGGTGGGCACCCGGCCGCAGACTCGTCCACGTCTACGGCCCGACCGAGGCGACCGTCGTCACGACGATGACCGAGCCGGTCGACGGGACCGAGGCCCCCGGCATCGGCGGGCCGATCTGGAACGCCCGGGTCTACGTCCTCGACGCGCGCCTGCGGCCGGTGCCGGTCGGCGTCGCGGGGGAGCTCTACATCTCCGGCACCGGACTGGCCCGTGGCTACCACGACCGCCGGGGGCTGACCGCCGAACGGTTCGTCGCCGACCCGTTCGGGCCCGCGGGATCGCGGATGTACCGCACCGGAGACCTCGTCCGGTGGTCGGCGGACGGCGGCCTGGTGTTCGCGGGCCGGGCCGACCACCAGGTGAAGGTGCGCGGCTTCCGCATCGAGCTTGGCGAGATCGAGGCCGCCGTCACCGCTCACCCCGACGTCGACCACTGCGCGGTGGTGGTCCGGGAGGACCGGCCCGGCGACAAGCGGATCGTCGCCTACGCGGTGGGCGTGCTCGACGCCGCCGACGTCCGCGCCCATGTCGCCGCGCTGCTGCCCGACCACATGGTGCCCGCCGCGGTCGTCCCGATCGACGCGCTTCCCCTCACCCCCAACGGAAAGCTCGACCAGCGCGCCCTGCCCGCGCCCGCGCTGACCCAGGCCGCGGGGCGGGCGCCGCGCACCCCGCGCGAGGAGATCCTGTGCGGGCTGTTCGCCGAGGTCCTCGGGCTGCCGAGCGTCGACATCGACGCCAACTTCTTCGAACTGGGCGGGCATTCGCTGCTCGCCACCCGGCTGGCGAGCCGGGTCCGCGCGGTCGCGGGCCTGGAACTGCCCATCCGCACCCTGTTCGAGGCGCCCACCGTGGCCCGGCTCGACGCCCGGCTGGCCGCCGGGACTCGCGTCCGGCCCGCGCTGCGCGCTGCGGAAAGGCCAGAGCGGATCCCGCTGTCCTACGCCCAGCAGCGCCTGTGGTTCCTCAACCAGTTCGAGGACGCGCCCGGCCTCTACTCGGTGCCGCTGGCCATCCGGTTGCGCGGCGACCTCGACCCCGACGCGCTGCGTGCCGCGGTCACCGATGTCGTCGACCGCCACGAGACGCTCCGCACCACATTCCCCGGCGCCGACGAGCCGCACCAGGTGGTCAACCCCGCACGCCCCGAGTTCGAGGTGCGCGCGATCGAGGAGACCGACCTGGCCGCGGCGATGGCCGCCGACCTCGACCGCCGTTTCGACCTGGCCACAGACCTGCCCGTGCGCGCGACGCTCTACCGACTCGGACCGGCGGACCATGTCCTGCACCTGGTCATGCACCACATCGCCACCGACGGCGCCTCCATCGCGCCACTGACCCGGGATCTCGCGACGGCCTACACCGCCCGCCGCTCGGCGCGGAGTCCACAGTGGACTCCGCTGTCGGTCGGCTACACGGACTACGCCCTGTGGCAGCACAGCTTCCTCGGCGACGAAGCCGACCCGGACAGCGTGATGGCGGCGCAGACCGCGTTCTGGCGCACCGCCCTCGACGGGCTGCCCGACCGGCTCGCCCTGCCGACGGACCGGCCGCACCCGCCCGTGGCGGGCAGCCGCGGAGACCGGGTGGCGCTGCGTGTCGACCCAGATCTCCACCTGCGACTCACCGCGCTGGCGAGGGAGTCCGGGGCGAGCCTGTTCATGGTGCTGCAAGCCGCGCTCGCCGCCCTGCTGACCCGGCTCGGCGCGGGCACCGACATCCCGCTCGGCAGCCCGGTCGCCGGCCGCACCGACGAGGCGCTCGACGACCTGGTCGGGTTCTTCGTCAACACCCTCGTGCTGCGCACCGACACCTCCGGCGACCCGGCCTTCACCGACCTGTTGGCCCGGGTCCGGGAGACGAACCTCGGCGCCTACGCCCACCAGGACGTGCCGTTCGAGCGGCTGGTGGAGACGCTCAACCCGCGGCGCTCGCTCGCCCACCACCCGCTGTTCCAGGTCATGCTGGCCCTGCGCAACACCGCCGACGCCGAACTCGACCTGCCGGGCCTGCGCGCGGAGATCGAGGACCCGGACAGCTCCTACGCCAAGTTCGACCTGTCCTTCGGCTTCGCCGAGCACCCGGACGGCGGCATCGACGGCAGCGTCGAATACGCCACCGACCTGTTCGACCGGGCCACCGTCGAGCGGCTCGCCACCCGGCTGGTGCGGTTGCTGGCCGCGGTCGCCGAGGACCCGCGGGCACCGCTGAGCGCCGTCGACCTGCTCGACGACCAGGACCGCGCGGACCTCGACCGCTGGAACGACACCGCCCACGAGGTGCCCGCCGCGACGTTCGGCGAGCTGTTCGAACAGCAGGCGGCGCGCACCCCCGACGCGGTCGCCGTCGTCGCCCAGGACGGGCGGCTCACCTTCGCCGAGGTCAACGCCAGGGCCAACCGGCTGGCCCGCGAGCTGCTCGCCCGCGGCGCGGGCCCGGAACGGCTGGTGGCGCTCGCGCTGCCGCGCACCGCCGACCTGGTGATCGCGTTGCTCGCGGTGCTCAAGTCCGGCGCGGCGTACCTGCCGCTGGACCCCGCGCACCCGGCTGAGCGGATCGCCCGAATGCTCGCCGCCGGCGACGTCGTCACCGCGATCATTCTCGAGCGCACCGCCGACACCGTGGCGGGTCGCGTCCCGGTCCTGCGGCTCGACGACCCAGCCACCGCCGCCGCGATAGCCGCCCGCTCGGACTCCGATCTGTCCACATCGGACCGCCCGGCCGTGCTCCCGCACCACCCCGCGTACGTCCTCTACACCTCCGGGTCGACCGGCCTGCCCAAGGGCGTCGTCATCGAACACCGCGGCCTGGCCAACCTGGCCGAGCACCACCGCAGGCATCTCGTCGAGCCGAGCTTCGCGGCTCCCGCCCGCGTCGCGCACGTCGCCCGGTTCACCTTCGACGCGTCCCTGGATCCGCTGTGTCTGATGGTCCGCGGGCATGAACTGCACCTGGTCACCGACGAGACGCGAGCCGACGCGCAAGCGCTCGCGCGGTACGTGGCGCAGGAGCGGATCGACTTCCTCGAGCTCACCCCGTCGCACCTGTCGGTGCTGGTGGCCGAGGGGATGCTCGACGCCGAACACGTCCCCGCCGTGATCGTGGTCGGCGGGGAGGCGTGCGACCCGGACCTGTGGAGCACGCTGCGCGCGACGCCCGGCGTGACCGGGATCAACGTCTACGGCCCGACCGAGTGCACCGTCGACACGGTGTGGTCGCCGATGGCCGACTCGGTCGAGCCGGTGATCGGCACGCCGGTCGACAACACAACGGCCTACGTCCTCGACGGCCGGGGCATGCGGGTTCCACCCGGTGTGGCGGGGGAGCTGTACCTCGCGGGCAGCGGTGTCGGCCGGGGATATCTCAACCAGCCGGGGCTGACCGCGCAGCGGTTCGTCGCGAACCCGTTCGGCCCCGCCGGGACGCGGATGTACCGCACTGGCGACCTGGTGCGGTGGACCGCCGACGGCAGGCTCGTCTACCTGGGCCGCGCCGACGACCAGGTCAAGGTCCGCGGGTTCCGGATCGAACTCGGCGAGATCGAGGCCGCTCTCACGGCGCACACCGCGATCACCCAAGCCGCGGTCTTGGCCGACGGCGAGCGGCTCGTCGCCTATGTGGCGCCCGCCGCCCCCGCGGATCTGCGGACGCACCTGGCGCGGACGCTGCCGGACTACATGGTGCCCGACGTGGTCATGGAACTGGACACGCTTCCCCTCAACACCAACGGGAAAGTGGACCGCCGCGCCCTGCCCGCCCCGCGGGTCAGGCACGAGGTCCGCCGTGGCCCGCGCACCGCGCACGAGGAGATCCTGTGCGGGATCTTCGCCGAGCTGCTCGCCGCGCCCGCTGTCGGCATCGACGACAACTTCTTCGCCCTCGGTGGGCACTCGCTGCTCGCCACCCGCCTGGTCAGCCGGATCCGCTCGGTGCTGGGCGTCGACCTGAGCATCCGCGCGCTGTTCGAGACGCCCACCCCGGCCGGACTCGCGGGAGCGCTCACCGCGGGCGCGGGCACCCGGCCCCGAGTGCGGCCGGTCTCCCGGCCCGACCGGGTGCCGCTGTCCTTCGCCCAGCGGCGACTGTGGTTCCTCAACCAGTTCGACGACTCCGCGGGCCGCCACCACGTGCCGTTCGCGCTGCGGCTGCGCGGCGAACTCGACCTGCCCGCACTGCGGGCCGCCATGGCCGACGTCGTGGCCCGGCACGAGTCGCTGCGCACCGTCCTGCCCGACGAGTCCGGCACGCCGTGGCAGCGGGTGCTTCCGCCCGCCGCCGTCGGCCTCCCGGTCGTCAAGGTCGACGAAGCCGGTCTCGACGACGCGATCGCGCGGGCCATGGCCCCCGGGTTCGACCTGGCTGTGGACCTTCCGCTGCGCGCGACGGTGTTCGCGCTCGGCCCGGACGACCACGTGTTGGCGCTGGTCCTGCACCACGTCGCCACCGACGGCTGGTCGATGGGACCGCTGACCCGCGACCTCGCGACCGCCTACGCCGCCCGGTCCGCGGGTGACGCTCCACAGTGGACCCCGCTGCCGGTGCAGTACGCCGACTACGCACTGTGGCAGCGGGAACTGCTCGGCGACGAGACCGACCCGGCGAGCCTGGCGGCCGCGCAGCTCGGGTACTGGCGCACGGCGCTGGCCGGGCTGCCCGACCAGCCGACGCTGCCCACCGACCGGCCCCGGCCCGCCGTCGCGGGCACCCGCGGCGGACAGGTCCCGATCGAACTCGACGCCGCGACGCACCAACGCGTGGTGGACCTCGCCACCCGGCACGGGGCCAGCGTGTTCATGGTGCTGCGGGCCGCCTTCGCCGCCGTTCTGAGCAGGCTCGGGGCGGGCGAGGACATCCCGATCGGCACCCCGGTCGCGGGCCGCACCGACGACGCCCTCGACGACGTGATCGGCTTCTTCGTCAACACCCTGGTGCTGCGCGCGGACGTCTCCGGCGACCCGACGTTCGCCGAGTTGCTACGGCGGGTCCGCGAGACCGACCTCGCCGCCTACGACCACCAGGACGTGCCGTTCGAGCGGCTGGTCGAGGCGCTCAACCCGACCCGGTCCCTGGCCCACCACCCGCTGTTCCAGGTGCTGCTGGTCCTGCAGAACACCCCGGACGCCACCCCTGGCCTACCCGGGCTGGCGGTGAGCGAACAGCCGGTCGGCGGCGCGCTCGCCAAGTACGACCTGACCCTGGCGCTCGCGGAGAGCGGCGGCGGGCTCGCGGGCGTGCTCGGCTACTGCGAGGACCTGTTCGACCGCTCCACCGCCGAGTCCCTGCGGGACCGGCTGCTGCGGCTGCTCGCCGAGGTCGTGCGCGACCCGGACCAGCCGGTCGGCGCCATCGACCTGCTGTCGGACACCGAACGCGCGTTGCTCACGCCCGCCGGTCCGGCCGCGGTGGACGTGCCGTCCGTCGTCAGCCTGTTCGCCGATCAGGTGCGCCGGACCCCGGACGCCGTCGCGGTCTCCGGCGCGGGCATGGAACTGTCCTATTCGGACCTCGACCGAGCCGCCGACCGGGTGGCGAATGGGCTGGGCGAGGCGGGTATCGGCCCGGAAGACGTGGTCGCCGTGTGCCTGCCCCGGACCCCGCAACTGGTGTCCGTGCTGCTCGGGGTGCTCAAGGCGGGCGCGGCGTACCTGCCGATCGAGCCCGACCACCCGGCCGAGCGCGTCGCCGCCATCCTCGAGGACGCCGCGCCCACGCTCGTGCTCACCGCGGACGACCTCGAACGCTTCGCTGACGCGCGGGCGACTCCGGTGGACCGGGTGCGCCACGACACGGCGGCGTACGTGATCTACACGTCCGGGTCCACTGGGCGGCCCAAGGGTGTCGTCGTCGGCCATCACGCGCTCGCCGTCTACCTCGACCGCGCGCGCCGGGTGTATCCCGCCGCCCAGGACCGGGTGCTGCTGCACTCGCCGATCTCGTTCGACCTCACCGTCACCGCGCTATACGTCCCGCTGGTGACCGGCGGCCGGGTGCACCTGGCCGACCTCGACGGCGCCGAGACCGGCCCGCGGCCGACGTTCCTCAAGGCCACCCCGAGCCACCTGGCCCTGCTCGACGTGCTGCCCGACGAGGTCTCACCGACCGGTGAGCTCATGCTCGGCGGTGAGGCGCTGCTCGGTGAGCACCTCGCGCCGTGGCGGCGGCGCAACCCGGAAGCGGTCGTGCTCAACGTGTACGGCCCGACCGAGACCTGCGTCAACTGCACCGAGTACCGCCTCGACGCGGGCGCGGACCTGCCGGATGGCGCGGTGCCGATCGGCGTCCCGCACGACTACGTGCGCGCCTACGTGCTCGACGCCCGGCTCGCCCCGGTGCCCGCCAACGTCCCCGGCGAGCTGTACATCGCCGGGCCAGGCCTGGCCCGCGGCTACCTCAACCGGCCCGGCGCGACCGCGGAACGCTTCCTGCCCAACCCCTTCGGCCCGCCCGGCACCCGCATGTACCGCACCGGGGATCTCGTGCACCGGCGCCCCGACGGGAACCTGGTGTTCCGCGGCCGCACCGACGACCAGGTCAAGGTCCGCGGCCACCGCGTCGCGCTCGGCGAGGTCGAGGCCGCGATCGGCGCGCACCCCGGTGTCGCCCGCGCGGCGGTGATCGTGCGCGAGGACCAGCCAGGGGACCGTCGTCTGGTCGCCTACGTGGTCGGGGACCTCGCGGGTCTCGACAGCCACCTCGCCCGCACCCTGCCGCCGTACATGCGGCCCGGTGCGGTCGTCGGACTCGCCGAGCTTCCCCTGACACCGCATGGGAAGCTCGACCGCCGCGCCCTGCCCGCGCCCGAGGTGGACCCGACGTCGGCCCGGGCTCCGCACACCTCCGGCGAAGCCCTCATGTGCGCTCTGTTCGCCGAGACCCTGGGCGTGCCCGCGGTCGGCGCGGACGACGACTTCTTCGACCTCGGCGGGCATTCGCTGCTCGCGATCGGGCTGATCAAGCGGATCGGCGCCGATCTCGGTGTCGAGCTGAACATCCGGGCCGTGTTCGAGGCGCCGACCCCCGCGGCCCTGGCGGGCAGGCTCGGCCGGGCCACCGAGGGCGACGGCGCGCTCGACGTCCTGCTTCCCCTGCGGGCCAAGGGGGACCGGCCACCGCTGTTCTGCGTGCACCCGGCGGCGGGGGTGGGCTGGGTCTACGCCGGTCTGCTCCGCGGCCTCGGCCACGACCAGCCCGTGTACGCCCTGCAAGACCCCGGCCTCACCGGAGCTTCGGCGGCGAGCGTCGACGAGTTGGCGGCGGTCTACCTCGCCAAGCTCCGCGAGGTCCAGCCGTCCGGGCCGTACCACCTGCTCGGCTGGTCTTTCGGCGGCAATGTCGCGCACGCCATGGCGTGCGCGCTGGACGCGGCGGGGGAGAAGGTCCCGACGCTGGCCCTGCTCGATGCCTACCCGTCGACCGGGGACGAACCGGGCGGCGACGCCTTGGCAGGTCTCCTGTCCTCACTCGGCGTCGACCCGGGCACTTCGCCGCTCGACCTGACTCAGGCGATGGCCGCCCTTCGCGCCGCGGGAAGCCCGTTGGCCACCCTCGGCGATGACGCCCTGGAAGCCATGACTCGGGTGTTCGCCCACAACGCCGGGCTGCGCCGAACCCACCGTCCGACGCCGTTCGACGGCGACGCGCTGTTCTTCGAGGCCACCCGCGACAAGCCCGCGGACATGCCCGGCCCATCAGCCTGGTCGCCGCATTTCACCGGCCGGATCGACGTGCACCCGGTCGACTGCGAGCACGGCTCGATGACCCGCCCGGACCCGATAGCCCACATCGCCGCCGTGCTCTCCACACGGCTGACCTGA